A genomic segment from Lutibacter sp. A80 encodes:
- the recO gene encoding DNA repair protein RecO, translated as MIETTKAIVINSIKYGDTSLITTCYTEKSGLKTYMLKGVLKAKKAKVKAAYFQPLMQLNLTANHNTKGALNSIREVEVINFYNSIYTDIKKQTITLFLSEILYYAIKEEEENTSLFKYLEASLLWLDAHDAISNFHLLFLLNLTKHLGFYPEVKNLDLPYFNLLEGSFTSVTSKSSLSGEKITQFKRLLGINFDVIHKVNFSASNRQDVLSILIQYFELHISGFKKPKSLSVLKSIFS; from the coding sequence ATGATTGAAACTACCAAAGCAATTGTTATTAATTCAATTAAATATGGAGACACCAGTTTAATAACAACATGCTATACCGAAAAAAGTGGCTTAAAAACATATATGTTAAAAGGTGTTTTAAAGGCTAAAAAGGCAAAAGTTAAAGCAGCTTATTTTCAGCCGTTAATGCAGCTTAATTTAACTGCAAACCATAATACTAAAGGTGCTTTAAACTCTATTAGAGAAGTAGAAGTTATAAATTTTTATAATTCTATTTATACAGATATAAAAAAACAAACCATTACGTTGTTTTTATCTGAAATTTTATATTATGCTATAAAAGAAGAAGAGGAAAACACATCGCTTTTTAAATATTTAGAAGCTTCGTTATTGTGGTTAGATGCACATGATGCTATTTCAAATTTTCACTTACTTTTTTTATTAAATTTAACCAAACATTTAGGGTTTTATCCTGAAGTTAAAAATTTAGATTTACCATATTTTAATTTACTAGAAGGAAGCTTTACTTCAGTAACTAGTAAAAGCTCTCTATCTGGAGAAAAAATAACTCAATTTAAAAGGTTGTTAGGCATAAATTTTGATGTAATTCATAAGGTGAATTTTAGTGCTTCAAATAGACAAGATGTGTTGTCAATTTTAATACAATATTTCGAATTACATATAAGTGGCTTCAAGAAACCAAAGTCTTTAAGTGTTTTAAAATCAATATTTAGTTAA
- a CDS encoding two-component regulator propeller domain-containing protein: MKKIFQILVFCLVTTSVCSQVDFSNNWEDFYSYNNVKDFIKTDNQIHAIVDNAIFKYNVITDEITKISSVNGLSGETTSSLYYSNTFDKLIIGYETGLIEIIDEDGNITILKDIVNFNYSGNKQINNITEYNGNLYISTSFAIIVYNLDKLQFGDTFFIGDQSSELIINEIKITDNTIYAATENGIYTADINNPNLIDFNNWTQLYSGNFYAIEVFNNQVYAASSRSLYKIIDNNLQLQKNYSQTIISLKASVDHLAIATQRYVYAIDTNDVEKLNYVTNTNQQFYYSLNAAYLEGNLLYLGTAEFGILKSTLDNIPNFEEIHPDGPVSNLPFSISVKENHLWVVYGWYDTAYAPRNGRYGVDHFNGNSWYNIPYGNINVSDLVRVTYDPTNIEKVYISSWGGGMLIVENNEITTHWTYLNSGLEWRTRINGSAFDLEGNLWVANGWVDKKIKKFDTEGNWSGFDMSSVMTNPALGLNELVIDKTSNIWIGTRRNGALIFNEEGNQKRALTTEVSNGSLPDPNVRAIEVDDNNRIWIGTQKGLVVLYNPETVFTESVIETEPVIILDEAGIAKKLLGDQVVNSIAVDGANNKWFGTNSGGVLQTNSDGDETLQNFNINNSPLPSNTILNIEIDKTSGKVYFATSKGIVAYNSKVSEYGDVLPEVYAYPNPSTKNNEFITIDGRNGTHLPEGTNIKILDTAGNLVFETNLKESQELTGGTVLWDKTNLAGTKVASGIYIVLLIDSDKQQTAITKIAIIN, translated from the coding sequence ATGAAAAAAATTTTTCAAATACTGGTTTTTTGCCTTGTAACTACATCGGTTTGCTCTCAAGTAGATTTTTCAAATAATTGGGAAGATTTCTATTCTTACAATAATGTAAAAGATTTTATAAAAACGGATAATCAAATCCATGCTATTGTCGATAATGCAATTTTTAAATATAATGTTATAACAGACGAAATAACTAAAATTTCATCTGTAAATGGTCTTTCAGGCGAAACTACTTCGAGTTTATACTATAGTAATACTTTTGATAAATTAATAATTGGTTACGAAACCGGATTGATTGAAATTATTGATGAAGATGGTAATATTACTATTTTAAAAGATATTGTAAATTTTAATTATTCAGGGAATAAACAGATAAATAATATTACAGAATATAACGGTAACTTATACATTTCAACTTCTTTTGCAATAATTGTTTACAATCTAGATAAATTACAATTTGGAGACACTTTTTTTATTGGTGATCAATCATCAGAATTAATTATAAACGAAATTAAAATAACCGATAATACTATTTATGCAGCAACAGAAAATGGAATTTATACGGCAGATATTAATAACCCTAATTTAATAGACTTTAATAATTGGACTCAGCTTTATTCTGGAAACTTTTATGCAATAGAAGTATTTAATAATCAAGTTTACGCTGCAAGTAGTAGAAGTTTATATAAAATTATAGATAATAATCTTCAACTTCAAAAAAACTATTCTCAAACAATAATATCTTTAAAAGCCTCAGTAGATCATTTGGCAATAGCAACACAAAGGTATGTGTACGCAATAGATACAAATGATGTAGAAAAATTAAATTATGTAACAAATACCAATCAACAATTTTATTACAGTTTAAATGCGGCTTATTTAGAAGGTAATTTACTTTATTTGGGTACAGCAGAATTTGGTATCTTAAAAAGTACGTTAGATAATATTCCAAACTTTGAAGAAATTCATCCAGATGGTCCTGTATCAAACTTACCTTTTTCAATTTCAGTGAAAGAAAATCATTTGTGGGTTGTTTACGGTTGGTATGATACTGCTTATGCACCTAGAAATGGACGTTATGGTGTTGATCACTTTAATGGAAATAGTTGGTATAATATACCTTATGGAAATATTAATGTTAGCGATTTGGTACGTGTTACTTACGATCCAACTAACATTGAAAAAGTATACATAAGTTCTTGGGGAGGAGGGATGTTAATTGTTGAAAATAATGAAATTACTACACATTGGACATATTTAAACAGTGGTTTAGAATGGCGAACAAGAATTAATGGATCAGCTTTTGATTTAGAAGGAAATTTATGGGTTGCTAATGGATGGGTTGATAAAAAAATTAAAAAATTTGATACAGAGGGAAATTGGTCCGGTTTTGATATGAGTTCTGTAATGACGAACCCAGCTTTAGGGTTGAATGAGCTTGTTATAGACAAAACATCTAATATTTGGATTGGAACTAGGAGAAATGGAGCTTTGATTTTTAACGAAGAAGGAAACCAAAAAAGAGCTTTAACAACAGAAGTTTCTAACGGTTCTTTACCAGATCCAAATGTACGGGCTATAGAAGTTGACGATAATAATAGAATATGGATTGGAACACAAAAAGGATTGGTTGTATTATATAATCCTGAAACAGTTTTTACAGAATCGGTAATAGAAACAGAACCAGTAATAATTTTAGATGAAGCTGGTATTGCAAAAAAACTTTTGGGAGATCAAGTCGTAAATTCAATTGCAGTAGATGGAGCAAACAACAAATGGTTTGGGACAAATAGTGGAGGTGTTTTGCAAACAAATTCTGATGGAGATGAAACGCTTCAGAATTTTAATATTAATAATTCTCCACTACCTTCAAATACAATTTTAAATATTGAAATTGATAAAACATCAGGGAAAGTTTATTTTGCTACCTCAAAAGGTATTGTTGCCTATAATAGCAAAGTATCTGAATACGGAGATGTTTTGCCTGAAGTTTATGCATATCCAAATCCATCAACAAAAAACAATGAATTTATAACAATTGATGGACGAAATGGAACTCATTTACCTGAAGGAACCAATATTAAAATTTTAGATACCGCAGGTAATTTAGTTTTTGAAACTAATTTAAAAGAAAGTCAAGAGTTAACAGGAGGAACAGTTTTATGGGATAAAACAAATTTAGCAGGTACAAAAGTAGCTTCAGGTATTTATATAGTATTGCTAATTGATAGTGATAAGCAACAGACTGCAATAACTAAAATTGCAATTATCAATTAA
- a CDS encoding Tex family protein yields MQILNFIQSKTNLPVKGIENTIQLLNEDCTIPFIARYRKELTGNLDEVEIGEIVKFKTQFEELKKRKVAILKALEEQDVLTTELKQKIEATTSLTVLEDIYLPFKKKRKTKAETARKNGLEPLAKMIMSQRVNDLEYTASKYINNEVDTLEKALEGARFIIAEWINERTDIRNNIRYQLERFATINTKVVKKEEGNEKAQKFRDYFDWSESLNRIPSHRLLAILRAEKEGFIRVKIEIDNERTLAKMEDRIIRSNNECSTQISLAIADSYKRLLFPSLANEALSIAKEKADNNAIEVFAKNLKQLLLGAPLGEKTILAIDPGFRTGCKVVCLNAQGGLEYNETIYPHAPKNDTIGAMKKINSLVDAYKIEAIAIGNGTASRETEHFIRKMRFNKDVEVYVVSEAGASIYSASKIARDEFPNYDVTVRGSVSIGRRLADPLAELVKIDAKSIGVGQYQHDVDQTKLKTSLDTVVESCVNSVGVNINTASVSLLSYVSGIGPKLAENIVNYRDKNGAFTSRAAIKKVPRLGNKAFEQGAGFLRIKNAKNPLDDSAVHPESYTIITKMAKDAKCTVSDLIGNKAILQKIDLEKYCTSTIGVPTLKDIISELEKPGLDPRSKAKIFTFNQNIRTITDLHEGQLLPGIVNNITNFGCFVDIGIKESGLIHVSNLSDKFVSDVNAIVTLNQQIIVKVLEVDVARKRIQLALVK; encoded by the coding sequence ATGCAAATTCTAAACTTTATACAATCAAAAACAAATCTTCCAGTAAAAGGTATTGAAAACACCATACAATTATTAAATGAAGATTGTACCATTCCTTTTATTGCTCGTTATAGAAAAGAATTAACAGGAAATTTAGATGAAGTTGAAATTGGAGAAATTGTAAAGTTTAAAACACAGTTTGAAGAATTAAAAAAACGAAAAGTAGCCATTTTAAAAGCTTTAGAAGAACAAGATGTTTTAACTACAGAATTAAAGCAAAAAATTGAGGCTACAACCAGTTTAACTGTTTTAGAAGATATTTACCTTCCTTTTAAGAAAAAACGCAAGACAAAGGCTGAAACTGCGCGAAAAAACGGTTTAGAGCCCTTAGCTAAAATGATAATGAGTCAGCGTGTAAACGATTTGGAATATACAGCTTCAAAATATATAAATAATGAAGTTGATACTCTTGAAAAAGCATTAGAAGGAGCACGTTTTATAATTGCTGAATGGATTAATGAACGCACTGATATAAGAAATAACATTCGTTATCAATTAGAACGTTTTGCAACCATTAATACTAAAGTTGTAAAAAAGGAAGAAGGAAATGAAAAAGCACAAAAATTTAGAGATTATTTCGACTGGTCTGAAAGCTTAAATAGAATTCCTTCACATAGATTATTAGCTATTTTACGAGCCGAAAAAGAAGGATTTATTCGTGTAAAAATTGAAATAGATAACGAGCGTACATTAGCTAAAATGGAAGATAGAATTATTCGCTCAAATAACGAATGTTCTACACAAATTAGTTTAGCTATAGCAGATTCTTATAAACGATTATTGTTTCCATCATTAGCAAACGAGGCATTAAGTATTGCTAAAGAAAAAGCAGATAATAATGCCATAGAAGTATTTGCTAAAAATTTAAAACAACTATTATTAGGTGCTCCCTTAGGTGAAAAAACCATATTAGCTATAGATCCTGGTTTTAGAACTGGTTGTAAAGTAGTGTGTTTAAATGCACAAGGAGGCCTGGAATATAACGAAACTATTTACCCGCACGCTCCAAAAAATGATACTATTGGAGCTATGAAAAAAATAAATTCATTAGTTGATGCTTATAAAATTGAAGCCATAGCTATTGGAAATGGAACTGCTTCGCGTGAAACCGAGCATTTCATACGTAAAATGCGATTTAATAAGGATGTTGAAGTTTACGTTGTAAGTGAAGCTGGCGCAAGTATTTATTCCGCTTCAAAAATTGCGAGAGACGAGTTTCCAAATTACGATGTTACTGTACGTGGTTCTGTGTCAATAGGTAGAAGATTAGCCGATCCACTTGCAGAATTAGTTAAAATTGATGCTAAATCAATTGGTGTTGGACAATATCAACACGATGTTGATCAAACTAAATTAAAAACTTCATTAGATACTGTTGTAGAAAGTTGTGTAAATTCAGTGGGTGTAAATATTAATACTGCTAGTGTTTCTTTATTAAGTTATGTTTCTGGAATTGGTCCAAAATTGGCTGAAAATATTGTAAATTATAGAGATAAAAATGGAGCTTTTACATCTAGAGCAGCCATAAAAAAAGTACCTCGTTTAGGAAATAAAGCTTTTGAACAAGGCGCAGGTTTTTTACGTATTAAAAATGCAAAAAATCCTTTAGACGATTCTGCAGTACATCCGGAAAGTTATACTATAATTACAAAAATGGCTAAGGATGCAAAATGTACGGTTTCCGATTTAATTGGAAATAAGGCAATTCTTCAAAAAATAGATTTAGAAAAATATTGTACCTCTACAATTGGAGTTCCAACATTAAAAGACATTATTTCAGAATTAGAAAAACCAGGATTGGATCCACGTTCAAAAGCTAAAATATTTACTTTTAATCAAAACATACGCACTATTACTGATTTACACGAAGGTCAATTATTACCCGGAATTGTAAATAACATTACTAATTTTGGCTGTTTTGTAGATATTGGAATTAAAGAAAGTGGCTTGATACATGTTTCAAACCTATCTGATAAATTTGTAAGTGATGTTAATGCTATTGTTACTTTAAATCAACAAATAATTGTAAAAGTTTTAGAAGTTGATGTTGCTAGAAAGCGTATTCAGCTTGCTTTAGTAAAATAA
- the metG gene encoding methionine--tRNA ligase has product MSNSKRYTITAALPYTNGPVHIGHLAGVYVPADIYARYLRNTANDVLFVCGSDEHGVPITLKAKKEGVTPQDIVDKYNAIIKTSFKDFGISFDNYSRTSAKVHHETASEFFKKLYDEGKFIEEASEQLYDEEAKQFLADRFVVGTCPKCGFEESYGDQCENCGTSHNATDLINPKSAITGNVPTTKLTKHWYLPLDKYETWLREWIVEGHKNDWKTNVLGQVKSWLDDGLKPRAVTRDLDWGIPVPVEGGEGKVLYVWFDAPIGYISSTKEWAAREGKNWEPYWKDKDTKLIHFIGKDNIVFHCIIFPTMLKAEGSYILPENVPANEFLNLEGDKISTSKNWAVWLHEYLEDFPNQQDVLRYTLTANAPETKDNDFTWKDFQARNNNELVAIFGNFINRVVVLTNKYYQGVIPEPNEFTDVDNETLEKLQKYPSIIASSIERYRFREASQELMNLARLGNKYLADEEPWKLIKTDPERVKTVMYVALQIATGLSVVSEPFLPFSAEKLRQILNISNELKWSDVEEHTELIAANHTIGKAELLFAKIEDAAIQIQLEKLEATKLANEAENKIVEPQKETIEFDDFTKLDMRVGTIIEAVKVPKTKKLLQLKVDVGIDTRTIVSGIAESFKPEDIIGQKVTVLVNLAPRKLRGVESQGMILMTDTPDGKLAFIEPDNDSVKNGEQVS; this is encoded by the coding sequence ATGAGCAATTCAAAAAGATATACAATTACAGCCGCATTACCATATACTAATGGTCCAGTTCATATTGGACATTTAGCAGGAGTATATGTACCCGCTGATATTTATGCGCGTTATTTACGTAATACAGCAAACGATGTTTTATTCGTTTGTGGATCAGATGAACACGGTGTTCCAATTACATTAAAGGCAAAAAAAGAAGGTGTTACACCACAAGACATTGTAGATAAATACAATGCAATAATTAAAACTTCTTTTAAAGATTTTGGTATTTCTTTTGATAATTATTCTAGAACCTCAGCAAAAGTTCACCACGAAACAGCTTCAGAGTTTTTTAAAAAATTATATGACGAAGGTAAATTTATTGAAGAAGCTAGCGAACAGTTATACGACGAAGAAGCTAAGCAATTTTTAGCTGATAGATTTGTTGTTGGTACCTGTCCTAAATGTGGTTTTGAAGAAAGTTATGGAGATCAATGCGAAAATTGTGGCACAAGTCATAACGCTACAGATTTAATAAATCCAAAATCTGCAATTACAGGAAATGTACCAACTACTAAACTAACAAAACACTGGTACCTTCCTTTAGATAAATACGAAACCTGGTTACGCGAATGGATTGTTGAAGGTCATAAAAACGATTGGAAAACAAATGTATTAGGTCAAGTAAAATCGTGGTTAGACGATGGTTTAAAACCTAGAGCTGTAACCCGCGATTTAGATTGGGGAATTCCAGTTCCTGTTGAAGGTGGAGAAGGAAAAGTACTATACGTATGGTTTGATGCACCAATTGGTTATATTTCTTCAACCAAAGAATGGGCAGCACGTGAAGGAAAAAATTGGGAACCTTACTGGAAAGATAAAGACACAAAATTAATTCACTTTATTGGAAAAGATAATATTGTATTTCACTGTATTATTTTTCCAACAATGTTAAAAGCCGAAGGAAGTTATATTTTACCTGAAAATGTACCAGCAAACGAATTTTTAAATTTAGAAGGTGATAAAATTTCAACTTCTAAAAATTGGGCTGTTTGGTTGCACGAATATTTAGAAGATTTTCCAAATCAGCAAGATGTATTGCGTTATACCTTAACAGCAAATGCACCAGAAACTAAAGATAATGATTTTACGTGGAAAGATTTTCAGGCTAGAAACAACAACGAATTAGTAGCCATTTTTGGTAACTTTATAAACCGTGTAGTTGTATTAACTAATAAATATTACCAAGGTGTAATTCCTGAACCTAACGAGTTTACAGATGTAGATAATGAAACACTAGAAAAATTACAAAAATATCCATCTATAATAGCAAGCTCTATCGAGCGTTACCGCTTTAGAGAAGCATCTCAAGAATTAATGAATTTAGCGCGTTTAGGTAATAAGTATTTAGCTGATGAAGAACCATGGAAACTAATTAAAACAGATCCAGAACGCGTAAAAACTGTTATGTATGTTGCGCTTCAAATTGCAACAGGATTGTCTGTTGTTTCCGAACCTTTTTTACCATTTTCTGCTGAAAAACTAAGACAAATTTTGAATATTTCTAATGAATTAAAATGGAGTGATGTTGAAGAACATACTGAATTAATTGCAGCAAATCATACCATTGGAAAAGCTGAATTATTATTCGCTAAAATTGAAGATGCAGCTATACAAATTCAACTAGAAAAATTAGAAGCAACAAAATTAGCTAATGAAGCTGAAAACAAAATTGTAGAACCACAAAAAGAAACTATCGAATTTGATGATTTTACAAAGCTAGATATGCGTGTAGGAACAATTATTGAAGCCGTAAAAGTGCCAAAAACTAAAAAATTATTACAACTTAAGGTCGATGTTGGTATTGATACAAGAACTATTGTTTCTGGTATTGCAGAAAGTTTTAAACCAGAAGATATTATTGGGCAAAAAGTAACTGTTTTAGTAAATTTAGCACCAAGAAAACTACGCGGTGTTGAAAGCCAAGGTATGATTTTAATGACTGATACACCAGATGGAAAACTTGCTTTTATTGAACCAGATAACGATTCAGTAAAAAACGGAGAGCAAGTAAGCTAG
- a CDS encoding TonB-dependent siderophore receptor: protein MRIIIIVLIILVSANITAQQVEVLERGSNLPIGNVTIYNDTDNDFITTNKKGIANLSSFKNSDILFFKHISYIEYEILKKELETVKFVVYLTRKAELLDEIVLSASKGEEKRSRIAEQVVVTSKEEIKRLAPQTSADLLADLPGIRVQKSQFGGGSPVLRGMEANKVLLVVDGVRMNNAIYRMGHLQNSITVSPNIIDRTEVVFGPSSVVYGSDALGGVIHYYTKTPKVSAEKQVNTALYSRFSSINSEFTTQGNIEIRNKKWASFTSVSYSDFGDLKMGKNRNHGFDDWGKVNEYSNNTNSYYSEVPIENSDNLILQNTSYNQLDLLQKLVIPISNKTDIIFNAQYSESSNINRFDKLTEYSDGALKFAEWYYGPQKRLLISSQLKIKPEKKWLENGSITAAFQNIKESRVQRKFTSLERSYRKENVDVFSLNGDFFVPLTKGDDRILSYGFEATYNKVHSNAYGKILSVSDNKVIGFDGDFTVQSRYPDGGSSYTSLASYVNYRQNINKKTTLNTGLRVINTLLKATWIDDTFIQLPDFDISSNNSAVTATIGFAHKPSENWQLNSIISSGFRSPNIDDVGKIREKSGQVTVPNIALKPEYVYSFETSVLKFFNSKKFQTGLNIYYTLLDNYITRDYFEVNNASTIMYDGEEGIVVANVNKDNAYILGGTFSFKGNINDTWYTKGSLTYTKGKTYDTEQPLSSIPPMFANLEFGFEKDRFQANINWKFNAKKRIEDYNLIEGIDNVEQTPYNALTDSYYGTPEWNTFGINSNYKLNNKLTFFVNLDNIFDVHYKEFASSISAPGRNISISVNLTI, encoded by the coding sequence ATGAGGATTATAATTATTGTTTTAATTATTTTAGTATCTGCAAATATAACAGCTCAACAGGTAGAAGTTCTTGAAAGAGGCTCCAATTTACCAATTGGAAACGTAACAATATATAATGATACTGATAATGATTTTATAACTACTAATAAAAAAGGAATTGCAAATTTATCTTCATTTAAAAATTCAGATATTCTATTTTTTAAACATATTTCTTATATCGAATATGAAATCTTAAAAAAAGAACTTGAAACAGTTAAATTTGTAGTTTACTTAACTAGAAAGGCTGAGTTGTTAGATGAAATAGTTTTATCAGCTTCAAAAGGGGAAGAAAAAAGAAGTAGAATAGCCGAGCAAGTAGTAGTAACTTCAAAAGAAGAAATAAAAAGGTTAGCGCCCCAAACTTCGGCAGATTTATTGGCAGATTTACCAGGTATTAGAGTTCAAAAATCGCAATTTGGAGGTGGTAGTCCAGTGCTAAGAGGTATGGAGGCCAATAAAGTACTTTTAGTTGTTGATGGTGTTAGAATGAATAATGCTATTTATAGAATGGGTCATTTACAAAACTCAATTACTGTGTCTCCAAATATTATTGATAGAACTGAAGTTGTTTTTGGACCATCATCTGTAGTGTATGGCTCTGATGCTTTGGGAGGTGTAATTCATTACTATACAAAAACACCTAAAGTAAGTGCCGAAAAACAAGTTAATACTGCTTTGTATTCAAGGTTTAGCTCTATAAATAGTGAATTTACAACTCAAGGAAATATTGAGATTAGAAATAAAAAATGGGCTTCGTTTACAAGCGTTTCTTATAGTGATTTTGGCGATTTAAAAATGGGGAAAAATAGAAATCACGGATTTGATGATTGGGGGAAAGTAAATGAGTATTCAAATAATACAAATAGTTATTATAGCGAGGTTCCTATTGAAAATTCAGATAATTTAATTCTACAAAACACGAGTTATAATCAGTTAGATTTATTACAAAAATTAGTAATTCCTATTTCTAACAAAACAGATATAATTTTTAATGCACAATATTCCGAATCATCAAATATTAATAGATTTGATAAGTTAACAGAATATTCAGACGGAGCATTGAAATTTGCTGAATGGTATTATGGTCCACAAAAACGTTTATTAATTTCTTCACAATTAAAAATAAAACCAGAAAAAAAATGGTTAGAAAATGGATCTATTACAGCAGCATTTCAAAATATTAAAGAATCTAGAGTTCAACGAAAATTTACTAGTTTAGAGCGTTCTTATAGAAAAGAAAATGTAGATGTATTTAGTTTAAACGGGGACTTTTTTGTACCCTTAACCAAGGGAGATGATAGAATATTATCTTATGGTTTTGAAGCTACTTATAATAAAGTACATTCTAATGCTTATGGGAAAATATTAAGTGTTAGTGACAATAAAGTTATTGGTTTTGATGGAGATTTTACAGTGCAATCTCGTTATCCAGATGGTGGTAGTAGCTATACAAGTTTAGCTTCATATGTTAATTACAGGCAAAATATTAATAAAAAAACGACATTAAATACTGGTTTAAGAGTAATTAATACGCTATTAAAAGCTACTTGGATAGACGACACTTTTATTCAGTTACCCGATTTTGATATTTCATCAAATAATTCAGCAGTTACAGCAACTATAGGTTTTGCACATAAACCTTCAGAAAATTGGCAATTAAATAGTATAATTTCTTCAGGATTTAGATCTCCTAATATTGATGATGTTGGAAAAATAAGAGAAAAATCTGGGCAAGTTACTGTTCCAAATATAGCTTTAAAACCCGAATATGTTTATAGTTTTGAAACCAGTGTTTTAAAATTTTTTAATAGTAAAAAGTTTCAAACAGGTTTAAATATTTATTATACGCTTTTAGATAATTATATTACTAGAGACTATTTTGAAGTTAACAATGCTTCAACTATAATGTATGACGGTGAGGAAGGTATAGTAGTTGCAAATGTAAATAAAGATAATGCCTATATTTTAGGTGGTACTTTTAGTTTTAAAGGGAATATAAATGATACTTGGTATACAAAAGGCTCTTTAACTTATACAAAAGGTAAAACGTATGATACAGAACAACCTTTATCGTCGATACCTCCTATGTTTGCTAATTTAGAATTTGGATTCGAAAAAGACCGTTTTCAAGCAAATATAAATTGGAAGTTTAATGCTAAAAAACGAATAGAAGATTATAATTTAATTGAAGGAATAGACAATGTAGAACAAACGCCCTATAATGCGTTAACCGATAGTTATTATGGAACTCCAGAGTGGAATACCTTTGGAATTAACTCAAATTATAAATTAAATAATAAACTTACTTTTTTTGTTAATTTAGATAATATTTTTGATGTGCATTATAAAGAATTTGCTTCTTCTATTAGTGCTCCAGGTCGTAATATTTCTATTTCGGTTAACTTAACTATTTAA
- a CDS encoding alkaline phosphatase: MNRRKFFKNGSLFAIGSTLLNPFDLSATTLEPDLIDKNKKAKNIIILVSDGMSTGTLNMADLYLSRKTGKGSNWLQLYKDNKVNRALMDMASASSIVTDSAAASSSWGGGFRINNGGLNVGPNGEEHLPIWQKFKKAGKMAGCVTTVPITHATPAGFCVNSKSRNDQEGIAKKYLAQKFDVMMGGGNNYFSADSRKDKVDMYQKFKLGGYQVVKNRNEMLEAANNQPILGVFYNDALPYTADRNNNKELTQKIPTLGEMTQKAIDVMKHNKEGFVLQVEAGKVDWAAHGNDIAGLIYDQTAHDEAVKVAIDFAEKDKNTLVIITTDHGNANPGVIYGKNANKQFDSIQNYKHTNDWILNGFGNETSISQIKERIEYANNFEVTDDEAKLLLSYYTSIKAENGLYNYKHLPFNELAKIQKKHNSVGWISMQHSADYVELAMYGPGSDLLKPYIKNTDLHYLMLEAAEVENNF, translated from the coding sequence ATGAATAGAAGAAAATTTTTTAAAAACGGATCATTATTTGCTATTGGGTCAACTTTACTAAACCCTTTCGATTTAAGTGCTACAACGCTAGAACCCGACTTAATAGACAAAAACAAAAAAGCAAAAAATATAATTATACTTGTAAGTGATGGTATGAGTACCGGAACTTTAAATATGGCTGATTTATACCTTTCAAGAAAAACTGGGAAAGGAAGTAATTGGCTTCAATTATATAAAGACAATAAAGTAAATAGGGCGTTAATGGATATGGCTTCTGCAAGTTCTATTGTTACAGACTCTGCTGCCGCAAGTTCTTCTTGGGGAGGTGGTTTTAGAATAAATAATGGAGGTTTAAATGTTGGACCTAATGGTGAAGAACATTTACCAATTTGGCAAAAATTTAAAAAAGCAGGAAAAATGGCTGGGTGCGTTACAACCGTACCAATTACACATGCTACACCAGCTGGTTTTTGTGTAAACAGTAAAAGCAGAAACGATCAAGAAGGAATTGCTAAAAAGTATTTAGCCCAAAAATTTGATGTTATGATGGGTGGTGGAAATAATTATTTTTCTGCCGATTCCAGAAAAGATAAAGTTGATATGTACCAAAAATTTAAATTAGGTGGATATCAAGTGGTTAAAAATAGAAATGAAATGTTAGAAGCAGCTAACAACCAACCTATTTTAGGTGTTTTCTATAATGATGCACTGCCTTATACTGCTGATAGAAACAACAATAAAGAACTTACTCAAAAAATTCCAACATTGGGTGAAATGACACAAAAAGCTATTGATGTTATGAAACATAATAAGGAAGGTTTTGTGTTACAAGTAGAAGCTGGAAAAGTAGATTGGGCAGCTCATGGTAATGATATTGCTGGTTTAATTTACGACCAAACAGCACATGATGAAGCTGTTAAAGTTGCAATAGATTTTGCAGAAAAGGATAAAAATACACTCGTTATAATTACTACAGATCACGGAAACGCAAATCCTGGAGTAATTTACGGTAAAAATGCTAATAAACAGTTTGACAGTATTCAAAACTATAAACATACCAATGATTGGATTTTAAACGGTTTTGGAAATGAAACATCAATTTCTCAAATAAAAGAAAGAATTGAATATGCTAATAATTTTGAAGTGACAGATGATGAAGCTAAGTTACTTTTAAGTTATTATACTTCTATTAAAGCTGAAAACGGCTTATATAATTATAAACATTTACCATTTAATGAATTAGCCAAAATTCAAAAAAAGCATAATTCTGTTGGGTGGATAAGTATGCAACACTCTGCCGATTATGTGGAACTTGCAATGTATGGCCCTGGTAGTGATTTATTAAAACCTTATATTAAAAATACCGACTTGCATTATTTAATGCTTGAAGCGGCAGAAGTTGAAAATAACTTTTAA